ACAGAATCAAAACAAAAGGTTGTACATTACTCATTAAATATTGTATTTTTAAAATACCAATCGTTAAATATTGTATATTTTAAAAATACCAAATATATGGAAAGGGATCCCAAACTTAGAGATTATTATTGACCTCATTAATTGTACTCTTAAAATTCCTTTTAATATTATTCTTATGCAAATTTAAAATGCCTTTTAATATTATTCTTATGCATATCTATGTCGTACGGAACCCGATTTTCCGTCACAAATACAAATATCCCACAATCTGTCACTATAAGTACCCATCCATATTCACAACTAATTCCATACCCACAAAATTAATCAACCCTTCGATCAATCTCCTGCATTCTTTAATTCACAAACGCAACAACTAGTCATGGCGGATGCAGGTGTGATCATGTCAGACACTGCACCCATGATCAGATCACGTAACGCGAAAAGATTGACGACAGAAAACAATATTTACCTGCGAAAGATCAGAACTTGCGAACGAGAAGTTAAGATTCTTTCGTGACATGGAGTTACGTGAACAAGAAACAAACAAGTCAAACCCTAAATCCGTCCGTACAGCCGGGAAGAACAAAAGATATCAAAGCGTAAACGGGCACCATCCACCGGAAAAGCCCGTAGTAAGAAAAGAAAAGTACCAAAGAAGGCCGAAGAGAAGCCGGTGGTGGTGAACGAGATAACGGAGCGGTTGAAAGAGTTTATTGTGAATGAGATGAAGGGTACGGATGTGAGAGTTGTGATACAGAAGAAGTTGTTTGATTCGGATACTAGGCATGGGTTAAACAGGTTGAACATGCCGGTTAACCAACTGCAGACAAATGAGTTCTTGACGGTGGATGAGAAGGAACATCttagaaaaggaaaaggaaacCAGATTGAGGTTCGGTTGTTGGGGCCAACGTTGGAGATCTACAAGGATCCGATGAATTTGAGGTGGTGGCCGATGGAAAGCTCTGAAAATTATGTGTTTGCGACTAACTGGTATAGGTTTTGGTCGACGAATAAGTTGCATTTGAAGAGAGACTCGAATGTTCAAGTGTGGTCGTTTCGTGGATCGGATCAGAAGTTGTGTTTTGCTGTTGTTTGTGTGGAGGAACCGGTTGTTGAAGTCGTTGAGGATGCCTgcattatgtttatgtttatttaccATTCATGTGTTTTGTTGAATATTTAGATTTTGTTGatcatttagttttgaaatgtaCATGCTCTTGAGGAGGAAAGTATATGTAAGAGCTTATTATGGTGTGATTTACATTGGTTATATTGTGTGAAGTTGATGcaaatgttattaaatattaaacttGGATTGTGTATTGTGTATTACTAGCCATTTACCCGTGCGATGCAGCGGGAGTGgcgatttacaataggatactcgt
The sequence above is drawn from the Helianthus annuus cultivar XRQ/B chromosome 12, HanXRQr2.0-SUNRISE, whole genome shotgun sequence genome and encodes:
- the LOC110891585 gene encoding B3 domain-containing protein At2g32645 is translated as MKGTDVRVVIQKKLFDSDTRHGLNRLNMPVNQLQTNEFLTVDEKEHLRKGKGNQIEVRLLGPTLEIYKDPMNLRWWPMESSENYVFATNWYRFWSTNKLHLKRDSNVQVWSFRGSDQKLCFAVVCVEEPVVEVVEDACIMFMFIYHSCVLLNI